One window of the Streptomyces sp. TS71-3 genome contains the following:
- the ispG gene encoding flavodoxin-dependent (E)-4-hydroxy-3-methylbut-2-enyl-diphosphate synthase: MTAISLGMPSVPTKLAERRKSRQIQVGSVPVGGDAPVSVQSMTTTRTSDIGATLQQIAELTASGCQIVRVACPTQDDADALAAIAKKSQIPVIADIHFQPKYVFAAIDAGCAAVRVNPGNIKQFDDKVREISKAASDAGTPIRIGVNAGSLDRRLLEKYGKATPEALVESALWEASLFEEHGFRDIKISVKHNDPVVMVNAYRLLAERCDYPLHLGVTEAGPAFQGTIKSAVAFGALLSEGIGDTIRVSLSAPPVEEVKVGIQILESLNLRQRGLEIVSCPSCGRAQVDVYKLAEEVTAGLTGMEVPLRVAVMGCVVNGPGEAREADLGVASGNGKGQIFVKGEVIKTVPESKIVETLIDEAMKIAEQMEKDGVVSGEPEISVS, encoded by the coding sequence ATGACTGCGATTTCTCTTGGCATGCCGTCCGTTCCGACCAAGCTCGCCGAGCGCCGTAAATCCCGGCAGATCCAGGTGGGGTCCGTTCCCGTGGGCGGGGACGCCCCGGTGTCGGTGCAGTCGATGACGACGACGCGCACGTCCGACATCGGCGCGACATTGCAGCAGATCGCGGAGCTGACCGCGTCCGGGTGCCAGATCGTGCGGGTGGCGTGCCCCACACAGGATGATGCGGACGCGCTGGCGGCGATTGCGAAGAAATCGCAGATTCCGGTGATCGCGGATATTCATTTCCAGCCGAAGTACGTGTTCGCCGCCATTGACGCGGGGTGTGCGGCGGTTCGGGTGAATCCGGGGAATATCAAGCAGTTCGACGACAAGGTTCGTGAAATCTCGAAGGCGGCTTCCGACGCGGGGACGCCGATTCGTATCGGGGTGAATGCGGGGTCGTTGGACAGGCGGCTTCTGGAGAAGTACGGGAAGGCGACGCCTGAGGCGCTGGTGGAGTCGGCGCTGTGGGAGGCGTCGTTGTTCGAGGAGCATGGTTTCCGGGATATCAAGATCTCGGTGAAGCACAACGATCCGGTGGTGATGGTGAATGCGTACCGGTTGTTGGCTGAGCGGTGTGATTATCCGTTGCACCTGGGTGTGACGGAGGCGGGGCCCGCGTTCCAGGGGACGATCAAGTCGGCGGTGGCGTTCGGTGCGCTGTTGTCGGAGGGGATCGGGGACACGATTCGGGTGTCGTTGTCGGCGCCTCCCGTGGAGGAGGTGAAGGTCGGTATTCAGATTCTGGAGTCGTTGAATCTGCGGCAGCGGGGTCTGGAGATCGTGTCGTGTCCGTCGTGCGGTCGTGCGCAGGTGGACGTGTACAAGCTGGCGGAGGAGGTGACCGCCGGGTTGACGGGGATGGAGGTGCCGTTGCGGGTGGCGGTCATGGGGTGCGTGGTGAACGGTCCGGGTGAGGCGCGTGAGGCGGATCTCGGGGTGGCCTCGGGCAACGGCAAGGGGCAGATCTTCGTGAAGGGCGAGGTCATCAAGACGGTGCCGGAGTCGAAGATCGTGGAGACGCTGATCGACGAGGCGATGAAGATCGCCGAGCAGATGGAGAAGGACGGCGTCGTCTCGGGGGAGCCCGAGATCTCGGTGAGCTGA
- the dxr gene encoding 1-deoxy-D-xylulose-5-phosphate reductoisomerase has translation MSDSPAPLADPHLVFDPGGGPSAHRDIVILGSTGSIGTQAIDLVLRHPDRFRVTGLSAAGGRVALLAEQAYRLRVRTVAVAREDVVPALREALSARYSTGEPLPEILAGPEAATELAASDCHTVLNGITGSIGLAPTLAALGAGRTLALANKESLIVGGPLVKELAKPGQIIPVDSEHAALFQALAAGTRAQVRKLVVTASGGPFRGRSKADLANVTPKDALAHPTWAMGPVITVNSATLVNKGLEVIEAHLLYDIPFEQIEVVVHPQSYVHSMVEFLDGSTIAQATPPDMRGPIAIGLGWPERIPDAAPAFDWSKASAWEFFPLDDEAFPSVGLARHVGRLASTAPAVFNAANEECVDAFLNGALPFNGIMETVTEVVAEHGMPRTGTSLTVADVLEAEAWARARARELTAQAIAEART, from the coding sequence ATGAGCGACAGCCCTGCGCCCCTAGCGGATCCGCACCTCGTCTTCGATCCCGGCGGCGGCCCCTCGGCCCACCGGGACATCGTCATCCTCGGCTCCACAGGCTCGATCGGCACGCAGGCCATCGACCTGGTGCTGCGCCATCCCGACCGCTTCCGCGTCACCGGCCTCTCGGCGGCCGGCGGGCGGGTCGCCCTCCTCGCCGAGCAGGCCTACCGCCTGCGGGTGCGCACGGTCGCCGTGGCGCGCGAGGACGTGGTGCCCGCGCTCCGCGAGGCGCTGTCCGCCCGGTACAGCACCGGGGAGCCGCTGCCCGAGATCCTCGCAGGGCCCGAGGCGGCCACCGAACTCGCCGCATCCGACTGCCACACCGTGCTCAACGGCATCACCGGCTCCATCGGCCTCGCGCCCACCCTGGCCGCCCTCGGCGCCGGACGGACCCTGGCCCTGGCGAACAAGGAGTCGCTGATCGTGGGCGGCCCCCTGGTCAAGGAGCTGGCCAAGCCGGGCCAGATCATCCCGGTCGACTCCGAGCACGCCGCCCTCTTCCAGGCGCTGGCCGCCGGCACCCGCGCCCAGGTGCGCAAGCTGGTCGTCACCGCCTCCGGCGGGCCCTTCCGCGGCCGCAGCAAGGCCGACCTGGCGAACGTCACCCCCAAGGACGCGCTCGCACACCCCACCTGGGCCATGGGCCCGGTGATCACGGTGAACTCCGCCACGCTCGTCAACAAGGGCCTGGAGGTGATCGAGGCCCACCTGCTCTACGACATCCCGTTCGAGCAGATCGAGGTGGTCGTCCACCCGCAGTCGTACGTGCATTCGATGGTGGAGTTCCTGGACGGCTCCACCATCGCCCAGGCCACCCCGCCCGACATGCGGGGACCGATCGCCATCGGGCTCGGCTGGCCCGAGCGCATCCCGGACGCGGCACCCGCCTTCGACTGGAGCAAGGCGTCGGCATGGGAGTTCTTCCCGCTCGACGACGAGGCCTTTCCCTCGGTCGGCCTCGCCCGGCACGTCGGACGGCTCGCGTCGACGGCTCCGGCGGTGTTCAATGCGGCCAACGAGGAGTGCGTCGACGCGTTCCTGAACGGAGCGCTGCCCTTCAACGGCATCATGGAGACCGTCACCGAGGTCGTCGCCGAACACGGCATGCCTCGAACGGGAACTTCACTGACCGTCGCGGACGTCCTCGAAGCGGAGGCCTGGGCGCGCGCCCGGGCCCGTGAACTCACGGCTCAGGCGATCGCGGAGGCCCGTACATGA
- a CDS encoding RIP metalloprotease, which translates to MTALMMILGIVVFAIGLLISIAWHELGHLTTAKMFGIRVPQYMVGFGPTLFSRRKGDTEYGFKAIPLGGYIRMIGMFPPGPDGRIEARSTSPWRGMIEDARSAAFEELQPGDEHRLFYTRKPWKRVIVMFAGPFMNLILAVAVFLGVMMTFGIETQTTTVGKVSDCVIQQSENRATCHKGDKAAPAKAAGLQAGDKIVAVDGRPMKDWSTLQDTIRDTIGPASITVERHGDRQVLHADLIKNQVSKVDGHGGYVQGKYVYAGFLGFSPASGIVKQSFGASVDRMGDMMQQGVHSLVALPSKIPALWDAAFEGAPRQPDSPMGVVGAARVGGEVFTLDIPPQNQIAMMLFLVAGFNLSLFLFNMLPLLPLDGGHIAGALWEALRRHTARLVKRPDPGPFDVAKLMPVAYVVAGIFVCFTILVLIADVVNPVKIS; encoded by the coding sequence ATGACGGCACTGATGATGATCCTCGGAATAGTCGTCTTCGCGATCGGGCTGCTCATCTCCATCGCCTGGCACGAGCTGGGGCACCTCACCACCGCCAAGATGTTCGGCATCCGGGTGCCCCAGTACATGGTGGGCTTCGGGCCGACGCTCTTCTCCCGCAGGAAGGGCGACACCGAGTACGGCTTCAAGGCCATCCCCCTGGGCGGCTACATCCGCATGATCGGGATGTTCCCGCCGGGCCCCGACGGGAGGATAGAGGCCCGTTCCACCTCACCCTGGCGGGGCATGATCGAGGACGCCCGCTCGGCGGCCTTCGAGGAACTCCAGCCCGGCGACGAGCACCGCCTCTTCTACACGCGCAAGCCGTGGAAGCGGGTCATCGTGATGTTCGCGGGCCCCTTCATGAACCTGATCCTCGCCGTCGCGGTCTTCCTCGGCGTCATGATGACGTTCGGCATCGAGACCCAGACGACCACCGTCGGCAAGGTGTCCGACTGCGTCATCCAGCAGAGCGAGAACCGCGCGACCTGCCACAAGGGCGACAAGGCGGCCCCCGCCAAGGCCGCGGGCCTCCAGGCCGGCGACAAGATCGTCGCGGTGGACGGCAGGCCCATGAAGGACTGGTCCACCCTCCAGGACACCATCCGCGACACCATCGGCCCCGCCAGCATCACCGTGGAGCGCCACGGCGACCGCCAGGTCCTGCACGCCGACCTCATAAAGAACCAGGTCAGCAAGGTCGACGGGCACGGCGGCTACGTGCAGGGCAAATACGTCTATGCCGGCTTCCTCGGCTTCAGCCCCGCCTCGGGCATCGTCAAGCAGTCCTTCGGGGCCTCCGTGGACCGGATGGGCGACATGATGCAGCAGGGCGTCCACTCCCTGGTCGCCCTGCCGTCCAAGATCCCCGCCCTGTGGGACGCGGCCTTCGAGGGCGCGCCGCGGCAGCCCGACTCCCCGATGGGAGTGGTCGGGGCGGCCCGGGTCGGCGGTGAGGTGTTCACCCTGGACATCCCGCCGCAGAACCAGATCGCGATGATGCTGTTCCTCGTCGCCGGCTTCAACCTCTCCCTGTTCCTGTTCAACATGCTCCCGCTGCTGCCCCTGGACGGCGGGCACATCGCGGGCGCGCTCTGGGAGGCGCTGCGCCGGCACACCGCCCGGCTCGTCAAGCGGCCCGATCCCGGTCCGTTCGACGTGGCGAAGCTGATGCCGGTCGCGTACGTGGTCGCGGGGATCTTCGTCTGCTTCACGATCCTGGTGCTCATCGCCGACGTCGTTAACCCGGTCAAAATCTCCTGA
- a CDS encoding PucR family transcriptional regulator — protein sequence MPPTLASLVHHSALKLTVRAAGDRLDVPVRWVHASELSDPVPYMEGGELLLIAALNLDAEDHEAMRGYVHRLARAGVAGVGFAVGVHYEDIPQALVDAAAAEGLPLLEVPRRTPFLAISKAVSAAIAAEQYRAVTAGFAAQRELTKQAMADGPERLLSALAAQVDGWAALYDASGAVVAAAPEWSSRRAARLTPEVERLRRRPAPSSAVVGGGTADRRAGVEDRVELHTLGTGRRPRAALAVGTASALGTADRYAVHSAIALLTLTTERSRSLHAAELRIGAAVLRMLLAGEPDHARVVAGDLYGGLLDAPYRLIIAEQTSGARAAAPASAPAGAKQPGAAPDGAVPVAGPLDALVDAVESAAARAGESVLVVPEGERLVLIAADGGVAADACAQHAEALDEARAEAAESAAPPEVAEVVVGVSAPAGFVGAPTAYKQAEQALSVARRRGRALVEHAELASGSVLPLLADEAVRAFSDGLLRALREHDAHGRGDLVASLRAWLSHHGQWDAAAADLGVHRHTLRYRMRRVEEILGRSLDDPDVRMELWLALKVTAGPE from the coding sequence ATGCCTCCCACCCTCGCCTCGCTGGTCCACCACTCCGCACTGAAACTCACGGTGCGCGCGGCCGGGGACCGGTTGGACGTGCCCGTGCGCTGGGTGCACGCCAGCGAGCTGTCCGATCCGGTGCCGTACATGGAGGGCGGCGAGCTGCTGCTGATCGCCGCGCTCAATCTCGACGCGGAGGACCACGAGGCGATGCGCGGCTACGTGCACCGACTGGCCCGCGCGGGCGTCGCCGGCGTCGGCTTCGCCGTCGGCGTGCACTACGAGGACATCCCGCAGGCCCTGGTCGACGCCGCGGCGGCGGAGGGCCTGCCGCTGCTGGAGGTCCCGCGCCGCACCCCGTTCCTCGCCATCAGCAAGGCCGTGTCCGCGGCCATAGCCGCCGAGCAGTACCGCGCGGTCACCGCCGGCTTCGCCGCCCAGCGCGAGCTGACCAAGCAGGCGATGGCCGACGGCCCCGAGCGGCTGCTGAGCGCCCTCGCGGCGCAGGTCGACGGCTGGGCCGCGCTGTACGACGCGTCCGGCGCCGTCGTCGCCGCGGCCCCCGAGTGGTCGTCCCGCAGGGCCGCCCGGCTCACTCCCGAGGTGGAGCGGCTGCGCCGCAGGCCCGCGCCGTCCAGCGCCGTCGTCGGCGGAGGTACCGCCGACCGCAGGGCCGGCGTCGAGGACCGCGTCGAGCTGCACACCCTCGGCACCGGCCGCCGCCCCCGCGCCGCGCTCGCCGTCGGCACCGCCTCCGCTCTCGGCACCGCCGACCGGTACGCCGTGCACTCCGCGATCGCCCTGCTCACCCTCACCACCGAGCGGTCCCGCTCCCTGCACGCCGCTGAGCTGCGCATCGGCGCGGCCGTGCTGCGGATGCTGCTGGCGGGCGAACCCGACCACGCGCGCGTGGTCGCCGGAGACCTCTACGGCGGCCTGCTCGATGCCCCCTACCGGCTGATCATCGCCGAGCAGACCTCCGGGGCCCGCGCCGCAGCCCCGGCCTCCGCACCCGCCGGGGCCAAACAGCCCGGCGCCGCGCCGGACGGCGCCGTGCCCGTCGCCGGTCCGCTGGATGCGCTCGTGGACGCCGTCGAATCCGCCGCCGCCCGCGCAGGGGAATCCGTGCTCGTGGTGCCCGAGGGCGAGCGCCTGGTGCTGATTGCCGCGGACGGCGGCGTCGCGGCGGACGCCTGCGCCCAGCACGCCGAAGCCCTCGACGAGGCCCGCGCGGAGGCGGCGGAATCGGCGGCGCCCCCGGAGGTGGCCGAGGTCGTCGTGGGAGTCTCCGCGCCGGCCGGGTTCGTGGGCGCCCCGACCGCGTACAAGCAGGCGGAGCAGGCGCTCTCGGTGGCCAGGCGGCGCGGCCGGGCACTGGTCGAGCACGCTGAGCTGGCCTCCGGCTCCGTGCTGCCACTGCTCGCCGACGAGGCGGTGCGGGCCTTCTCGGACGGCCTGCTGCGGGCGCTGCGCGAGCACGACGCGCACGGTCGCGGCGATCTCGTCGCCTCGCTGCGCGCCTGGCTCTCCCACCACGGACAGTGGGACGCGGCCGCAGCCGACCTCGGCGTGCACCGGCACACCCTGCGCTACCGCATGCGCCGCGTCGAGGAGATCCTGGGCCGCTCCCTGGACGATCCGGACGTCCGCATGGAGCTGTGGCTCGCGCTGAAGGTGACAGCGGGGCCCGAGTAA
- a CDS encoding acyl-CoA dehydrogenase family protein, producing MSAPTTSEASSATGRPVTEREARQVAEAAREQQWRKPSFAKELFLGRFRLDLIHPHPLPADEDVRRGEAFLAALRDFCETKVDAARIEREARIPDEVIIGLKELGALGMKIDEKYGGLGLTQVYYNKALALVGSASPAIGALLSAHQSIGVPQPLKIFGTQEQKDAFLPRCARSDVSAFLLTEPDVGSDPARLATTAVPDGDDYVLDGVKLWTTNGVIADLLVVMARVPQSEGHKGGITAFVVEGSAEGITVENRNAFMGLRGIENGVTRFHQVRVPAGNRIGPEGAGLKIALTTLNTGRLSLPAMCAGAGKWCLKIAREWSGAREQWGKPVATHEAVGAKISFIAATTFALESVLDLASQMADEDRNDIRIEAALAKLYGSEMAWLMADELVQIRGGRGFETAASLAARGERAVPAEQLLRDLRINRIFEGSTEIMHLLIAREAVDAHLSVAGDLIDPDKSLSEKAKAGARAGGFYARWLPKLVAGPGQLPGTYRDFHPTGHADLAAHLRFVERSARRLARSTFMGMSRWQGRMETKQGFLGRVVDIGAELFAMSASCVRAELLRSQGEHGREAYQLADVFCRQARLRVEELFTRLWSNTDSADRRLVKGIMDGSFGWLEDGVIDPSGEGPWIADTVPGPSQKENVHRRIR from the coding sequence ATGTCCGCACCGACCACGTCTGAGGCATCGTCCGCCACCGGCCGTCCCGTCACCGAGCGGGAGGCACGGCAGGTTGCGGAGGCCGCCCGTGAACAGCAGTGGCGCAAGCCGAGCTTCGCCAAGGAGCTCTTCCTCGGCCGCTTCCGGCTCGACCTGATCCATCCGCACCCGCTGCCGGCGGACGAGGACGTACGCCGCGGTGAGGCGTTCCTCGCCGCGTTGCGCGACTTCTGCGAGACCAAGGTCGACGCCGCCCGCATCGAGCGCGAGGCCCGGATCCCCGACGAGGTGATCATCGGCCTCAAGGAACTCGGCGCGCTCGGCATGAAGATCGACGAGAAGTACGGCGGCCTCGGCCTCACGCAGGTCTACTACAACAAGGCCCTCGCCCTCGTCGGCTCCGCGAGCCCGGCCATCGGCGCCCTGCTCTCCGCCCACCAGTCGATCGGCGTGCCGCAGCCGTTGAAGATCTTCGGCACCCAGGAGCAGAAGGACGCCTTCCTGCCGCGCTGCGCCCGCAGCGACGTCTCCGCCTTCCTGCTCACCGAGCCGGACGTCGGCTCCGACCCGGCCCGCCTCGCCACCACCGCCGTACCGGACGGGGACGACTACGTCCTCGACGGCGTCAAGTTGTGGACGACCAACGGGGTGATCGCGGACCTGCTGGTCGTGATGGCGCGGGTTCCGCAGTCCGAGGGCCACAAGGGCGGCATCACCGCGTTCGTGGTGGAGGGCTCCGCCGAGGGGATCACCGTCGAGAACCGCAACGCCTTCATGGGCCTGCGCGGCATCGAGAACGGCGTCACCCGCTTCCACCAGGTCAGGGTCCCCGCGGGCAACCGCATCGGGCCCGAGGGCGCCGGCCTGAAGATCGCCCTCACCACCCTCAACACCGGCCGCCTCTCGCTGCCCGCGATGTGCGCGGGGGCCGGCAAGTGGTGCCTGAAGATCGCCCGGGAGTGGTCCGGCGCCCGCGAGCAGTGGGGCAAGCCCGTGGCCACGCACGAGGCGGTGGGCGCCAAGATCTCGTTCATCGCGGCGACCACGTTCGCCCTGGAGTCGGTGCTCGACCTCGCCTCGCAGATGGCCGACGAGGACCGCAACGACATCCGCATCGAAGCGGCCCTCGCCAAGCTCTACGGCTCCGAGATGGCCTGGCTGATGGCCGACGAGCTGGTGCAGATCCGCGGCGGCAGGGGCTTCGAGACCGCCGCCTCGCTGGCCGCCCGCGGCGAACGCGCCGTGCCGGCCGAGCAGTTGCTGCGCGACCTTCGCATCAACCGGATCTTCGAGGGCTCCACGGAGATCATGCACCTGCTGATCGCCCGTGAGGCGGTGGACGCCCACCTCTCCGTGGCCGGCGACCTGATCGACCCCGACAAGTCCTTGAGCGAGAAGGCCAAGGCAGGGGCCCGGGCCGGCGGCTTCTACGCCCGCTGGCTGCCCAAGCTCGTCGCGGGACCCGGTCAGCTTCCCGGCACCTACCGGGACTTCCACCCCACCGGGCACGCCGACCTCGCCGCGCACCTGCGGTTCGTCGAGCGCAGCGCCCGCAGGCTGGCCCGCTCCACGTTCATGGGCATGTCCCGCTGGCAGGGCCGCATGGAGACCAAGCAGGGCTTCCTGGGCCGGGTCGTCGACATAGGCGCGGAGCTCTTCGCGATGAGCGCCTCCTGCGTGCGCGCGGAGCTGCTGCGCTCGCAGGGCGAGCACGGCCGCGAGGCCTACCAGCTCGCCGACGTCTTCTGCCGCCAGGCCCGGCTCCGCGTCGAGGAGCTCTTCACCCGGCTGTGGTCCAACACCGACTCGGCCGACCGGCGCCTGGTGAAGGGCATCATGGACGGTTCCTTCGGCTGGCTGGAGGACGGCGTCATCGACCCGAGCGGCGAGGGCCCCTGGATCGCGGACACCGTTCCCGGCCCCTCCCAGAAGGAGAACGTCCACCGGCGCATCCGGTGA
- a CDS encoding aldehyde dehydrogenase family protein translates to MTSTHAFWLAGREATGETTLDVTSPWDGRLVGRVAVPTEEQVEEAVAAAYAVRDEFAATPAHVRAAALDHVSRRIAERGEEIAALISAENGKPVKWARGEVGRAVSVFRIAADEARRFNGGDAQRLDADPAGAGRLAFTRRFPKGVVLGIAPFNFPLNLCAHKIAPALAVGTPIILKPAPATPLSGLLIGDLLAETELPAGAWSVLPVPNDRMPALVQDERLPVVSFTGSDKVGFAIMDSVPRKHCTLELGGNGAVVVLGDYACDADLDHAAQRIATFANYQGGQSCISVQRVIADAALYDRLVPRIVRAVEAQVTGDPSDDTTDVGPLVSEDAARRVESWVEDAREAGATVLTGGKREGAAYTPTVLADVPTDVAVSCEEVFGPVLTVARAGDEGTAFAAVNDSKYGLQAGVFTHDLQAAFRAHRALEVGGVVIGDVPSYRADQMPYGGVKRSGVGREGVAFAMADYTYERVMVLTGLDL, encoded by the coding sequence ATGACTTCCACCCATGCCTTCTGGCTCGCCGGACGCGAGGCCACCGGCGAGACCACCCTCGACGTCACCAGCCCGTGGGACGGGCGTCTCGTCGGACGGGTCGCCGTTCCGACGGAGGAACAGGTCGAGGAGGCGGTGGCGGCCGCGTACGCCGTCCGGGACGAGTTCGCGGCCACCCCGGCGCACGTACGGGCCGCCGCCCTGGACCACGTCTCGCGGCGGATCGCCGAGCGCGGCGAGGAGATCGCGGCGCTGATCTCCGCCGAGAACGGCAAGCCCGTGAAGTGGGCCCGCGGCGAGGTCGGCCGCGCCGTCTCCGTCTTCCGCATCGCGGCGGACGAGGCCCGGCGGTTCAACGGCGGCGACGCGCAACGCCTCGACGCGGACCCGGCCGGCGCCGGGCGGCTCGCCTTCACGCGGCGCTTCCCGAAGGGCGTCGTGCTCGGCATCGCGCCGTTCAACTTCCCGCTGAACCTGTGCGCCCACAAGATCGCCCCCGCGCTCGCCGTCGGCACCCCCATCATCCTCAAGCCCGCCCCGGCCACCCCGCTCTCCGGGCTCCTCATCGGCGACCTCCTCGCCGAGACCGAACTGCCGGCGGGGGCCTGGTCCGTGCTGCCGGTGCCCAACGACCGGATGCCGGCGCTCGTGCAGGACGAGCGGCTGCCGGTGGTCTCCTTCACCGGGTCCGACAAGGTGGGCTTCGCCATCATGGACTCGGTGCCGCGCAAGCACTGCACGCTGGAACTCGGCGGCAACGGCGCCGTGGTCGTCCTCGGCGACTATGCCTGTGACGCGGACCTCGACCACGCCGCCCAGCGCATCGCGACGTTCGCCAACTACCAGGGCGGCCAGTCCTGCATCTCGGTGCAGCGCGTCATCGCGGACGCGGCTCTCTACGACCGACTGGTGCCGCGCATCGTGCGCGCCGTGGAGGCCCAGGTGACCGGCGACCCCTCCGACGACACCACCGACGTCGGGCCGCTGGTCAGCGAGGACGCCGCCCGGCGCGTGGAGTCCTGGGTCGAGGACGCGCGGGAGGCCGGTGCCACCGTGCTCACCGGCGGGAAGCGGGAGGGCGCCGCCTACACTCCGACCGTTCTCGCGGACGTGCCCACGGATGTCGCGGTCTCCTGCGAGGAGGTCTTCGGGCCGGTCCTCACGGTCGCCAGGGCCGGGGACGAGGGCACGGCGTTCGCCGCCGTGAACGACTCCAAGTACGGGCTCCAGGCGGGCGTCTTCACGCACGACCTCCAGGCCGCGTTCCGGGCGCACCGTGCGCTGGAGGTGGGCGGGGTCGTCATCGGCGATGTTCCCTCCTACCGTGCGGACCAGATGCCGTATGGCGGGGTCAAGCGGTCCGGTGTCGGGCGGGAGGGGGTGGCGTTCGCGATGGCGGACTACACGTACGAGCGGGTGATGGTGCTCACGGGCCTCGACCTCTAG
- a CDS encoding helix-turn-helix transcriptional regulator, with protein MPARPSDLTCPSCGAAFRRPSNRGRLPRFCSPSCRSSAYRARTAVRVGVPPEHDEAAAGLAEETLRDARELLGAAESAAPDAPIQLVHRAVTLKLDAEDMLAVAVRKARSHGITWAEIGEATSMAAGSARGHWSADQVARALERRRRRARGTRALPAPAGESPVQAAGTGGGGTSSGGTSSGGTVPGAPDGSSGAGTRGVPRSGAVPRPGAVPRPGGAPSRPGAVPDAGGSRTPGRRPAPARAPAVGDGRERPAAGQLTQAMGHLRESRAISARALARRIGVSASYLSLVLAGKRLPSWDVTRSFAEACGADPDDLADLWRQAHGTAPAPPRSSSEGQTAIRMALRGLYLAAAEPDLPALGGAAEGLTHDHLACLVDPAAPPPADQAVIARLVTALGGRDEDVQRLWWQASALVAGAQLPPPEASPGLPVIPAAAFG; from the coding sequence ATGCCTGCACGGCCCTCCGACCTCACCTGCCCGTCCTGCGGAGCGGCGTTCCGGCGCCCCAGCAACCGGGGACGCCTCCCCCGCTTCTGCAGCCCGTCCTGCCGCAGCTCCGCCTACCGCGCACGGACCGCCGTCCGCGTCGGCGTCCCTCCCGAACACGACGAGGCCGCCGCGGGCCTCGCCGAGGAGACCCTGCGCGACGCCCGGGAACTGCTCGGCGCGGCGGAGAGCGCCGCGCCCGACGCGCCGATCCAGCTGGTGCACCGCGCGGTCACGCTGAAGCTGGACGCCGAGGACATGCTCGCCGTGGCGGTGCGCAAGGCCCGCAGCCACGGGATCACCTGGGCGGAGATCGGCGAGGCGACCAGCATGGCCGCCGGGTCGGCGCGCGGGCACTGGTCGGCGGACCAGGTGGCCCGGGCGCTGGAGCGGCGCCGGCGCAGGGCCCGCGGCACCCGCGCCCTGCCTGCCCCGGCCGGGGAGAGCCCCGTGCAGGCGGCGGGGACGGGGGGAGGCGGCACGTCGAGCGGCGGCACGTCGAGCGGCGGCACGGTGCCGGGTGCTCCGGACGGCAGCTCAGGGGCGGGCACGAGGGGGGTTCCGCGTTCCGGTGCGGTGCCCCGACCCGGTGCGGTGCCCCGACCCGGCGGGGCGCCGTCCCGACCCGGTGCCGTGCCGGACGCCGGCGGCTCGCGGACCCCGGGCCGGCGCCCGGCGCCGGCGCGCGCTCCGGCAGTCGGGGACGGCCGGGAGAGACCGGCGGCAGGACAGCTCACCCAGGCCATGGGCCACCTTCGGGAGTCCCGCGCCATCTCGGCCCGCGCCCTCGCCCGGCGCATCGGCGTCTCGGCCTCCTACCTTTCGCTGGTGCTCGCCGGCAAACGACTGCCGTCCTGGGACGTGACCAGGAGCTTCGCCGAGGCGTGCGGCGCCGACCCGGACGACCTGGCCGACCTCTGGCGCCAGGCGCACGGCACCGCGCCCGCCCCGCCGCGCTCCTCGTCCGAGGGGCAGACGGCGATCCGCATGGCCCTGCGCGGCCTGTACCTGGCCGCGGCCGAGCCGGACCTGCCGGCCCTGGGCGGCGCCGCGGAGGGGCTCACCCATGACCACCTCGCCTGCCTCGTCGACCCGGCGGCCCCGCCGCCCGCGGACCAGGCGGTGATCGCCCGGCTGGTGACGGCGCTCGGCGGCCGGGACGAGGACGTCCAGCGGCTCTGGTGGCAGGCGTCCGCGCTGGTCGCCGGTGCGCAGCTGCCGCCGCCCGAGGCCTCGCCCGGCCTTCCCGTCATCCCCGCGGCCGCCTTCGGCTGA